One stretch of Paenibacillus sp. AN1007 DNA includes these proteins:
- a CDS encoding stalk domain-containing protein has protein sequence MSMKKVFVVSMAAAVITTSVAGAVSAAPAAKPAAGTSTAQVKNATLTINGNNIIVRSIVKNGETLVAVRDIINAIGAQAEVVGGATVIQLNGHKVSLQNKSKQLDVDGTKVDLNQPISIIGGTSYAALRPLVSSVGGTVSLKNGQLEISTIALIEGAENPRIAGAGHLIVSKNDEQGRNDYLVDTATGKYELLLTTEGGSDLVVSPSGTQAVYTNAEGAVYVIDLTTKASKLITSDTSIKPELVWSADESSIYFLQGDKGSVIANLNLADGSIKKLVEDKVDYKENLNVSASGKRFIYTVTTLGKVTADATNVDEDNIDIDFSANQQQLFSYNNGDGKPEAVKLTTSTDDKVFIYSADGQKAYYVSVPSGEGNASLMSVDASQKPVNVYNEHDVEQAILSGSILYVLASQDEKNSVILAIDTVTGQQSKLYTVSSDVSSIVVKGAQIAVVENGRVLVQAEGGWKSITK, from the coding sequence ATGTCAATGAAAAAGGTGTTTGTAGTGTCCATGGCAGCCGCAGTGATCACAACGTCTGTGGCTGGTGCAGTATCGGCTGCTCCTGCAGCAAAACCTGCTGCGGGTACGAGTACAGCGCAGGTGAAAAACGCCACGTTGACCATAAACGGTAACAACATCATTGTACGGTCCATCGTAAAGAACGGGGAAACCCTTGTAGCGGTGCGCGACATCATTAATGCCATTGGAGCACAAGCCGAAGTTGTAGGCGGAGCAACCGTGATTCAACTGAATGGTCATAAGGTCAGCTTACAGAACAAGTCGAAGCAGCTTGATGTTGACGGTACAAAGGTAGACCTGAATCAGCCCATTTCGATCATCGGAGGCACCAGCTATGCTGCGCTTCGTCCGCTGGTATCCAGTGTAGGTGGGACGGTCAGTTTAAAGAACGGTCAGCTTGAGATCAGCACCATTGCACTCATTGAAGGCGCAGAGAACCCGCGTATTGCCGGAGCAGGTCATCTGATTGTCTCCAAAAACGATGAGCAGGGTAGAAACGACTATCTTGTAGATACAGCCACTGGGAAATATGAACTGCTGTTAACAACGGAAGGCGGTTCAGACCTAGTGGTGTCTCCGAGCGGTACTCAAGCAGTCTATACCAATGCAGAAGGAGCCGTATATGTTATCGATCTGACAACCAAGGCTTCCAAACTCATTACAAGTGATACAAGTATCAAGCCGGAACTGGTCTGGTCTGCGGATGAAAGTTCGATTTACTTCCTGCAGGGGGATAAAGGTTCGGTAATTGCGAATCTGAATCTGGCAGACGGCTCGATCAAAAAGCTGGTGGAAGATAAGGTAGATTACAAGGAAAACCTGAATGTTTCCGCAAGTGGTAAACGATTCATTTACACCGTAACAACGCTGGGTAAAGTGACAGCAGATGCGACCAATGTAGATGAAGACAATATCGACATTGATTTCTCGGCTAACCAGCAGCAGTTATTTTCATATAACAACGGTGATGGGAAACCTGAGGCTGTGAAGTTGACAACCTCAACCGATGATAAAGTATTTATCTATTCGGCAGACGGACAGAAAGCCTACTACGTAAGCGTACCGTCTGGGGAGGGTAATGCTTCACTGATGTCTGTAGACGCATCTCAGAAGCCGGTTAATGTGTATAACGAGCATGATGTAGAGCAGGCGATATTGTCAGGCAGTATACTGTATGTGCTTGCTTCGCAGGATGAAAAGAACAGCGTGATCCTGGCCATTGATACTGTAACCGGACAGCAATCCAAGCTGTATACCGTATCTTCCGATGTATCCTCGATTGTGGTGAAAGGTGCTCAGATTGCGGTTGTTGAGAACGGACGAGTGCTGGTTCAGGCAGAGGGCGGCTGGAAATCCATAACGAAGTAA
- the pstC gene encoding phosphate ABC transporter permease subunit PstC has product MMEMNPPGNSPTPQELGPSLGRAPEKRRRFDRKARLRWSNQLFRILCIGSAAFVCLVLLCILVLMLRTGVLTFADVSLKEFFFSTNWDPENEHYGALTFILGTFALTGLTMLMAIPLSIIIAVFLAEMMPKWLRRLLRPVLDLLVGIPSVVYGFLGLTVLIPWLRDLSGRDLADGLLAAAIVLTIMVLPTISRISDDAISAVPNKYRDAAYALGTNRFQTITRVVLPAARGGIMYAVILGMTRAIGETMAVVMVIGNTAQLPSSLFTPTAVLTSNIVMQISSVEFDSTWNHGLYMMGFILLAISILMIAAVRMLQKRGGRSL; this is encoded by the coding sequence ATGATGGAAATGAATCCACCGGGGAACAGCCCGACTCCGCAGGAGCTTGGTCCAAGCCTTGGCAGAGCGCCTGAGAAGAGAAGACGTTTTGACCGCAAAGCCCGCCTCCGGTGGTCCAACCAGTTGTTTCGTATCCTCTGCATTGGAAGTGCGGCCTTTGTCTGCCTTGTCCTGTTGTGTATTCTGGTACTTATGCTCCGCACAGGTGTGCTGACTTTTGCAGACGTCTCGCTGAAGGAGTTCTTTTTCTCAACGAACTGGGACCCGGAAAATGAGCATTACGGTGCACTGACCTTTATTCTCGGCACGTTTGCGCTCACCGGACTAACTATGCTGATGGCGATTCCGCTATCGATTATTATTGCTGTCTTTCTGGCGGAAATGATGCCCAAATGGCTTCGACGTCTGCTGCGTCCTGTGCTGGATCTGCTGGTGGGTATTCCGTCTGTCGTTTATGGCTTTCTCGGTTTGACGGTGCTGATTCCATGGCTCAGAGACTTGAGCGGGCGTGATCTGGCAGATGGTCTGCTCGCAGCGGCTATTGTGCTCACAATCATGGTACTGCCGACGATTAGCCGGATTAGTGATGATGCGATCTCGGCGGTGCCCAATAAATACCGGGATGCGGCCTATGCGCTGGGTACGAACCGCTTTCAAACGATTACCCGTGTCGTTCTTCCCGCGGCAAGAGGCGGCATTATGTATGCTGTGATTCTAGGCATGACACGAGCCATTGGCGAGACAATGGCGGTGGTGATGGTCATTGGTAATACGGCGCAGCTTCCGAGCAGTCTGTTTACTCCGACAGCCGTGCTGACCAGCAACATTGTGATGCAGATCTCCAGTGTAGAGTTTGATTCAACCTGGAATCATGGCCTGTACATGATGGGCTTTATTTTGCTGGCCATCTCGATTCTGATGATTGCTGCCGTAAGAATGCTGCAGAAGAGAGGGGGACGCAGCCTGTGA
- a CDS encoding winged helix-turn-helix domain-containing protein produces the protein MKYTVEVDFAPMYECVNSLAAFMNKQNHNALDAGKTWIRDVQHRFTPAKLQLMREMMKATDNFTLAPYIWTCPEERTVNGFLDWLENLSTGQLFDIASQFHMSVPSNLPLLRSHTIEVLREWNNHYFSEINPVILDELTREAETRRASLDNTDDQEVYEQATQGMRIYSNSQLKKVILIPQYHARPFVTSTMLDEVIFTNYSCDIIPTEAGRPDPKLLRLTRALSDETRLIILRILAGKQLSFSEIVRQVKLSKSTIHYHLIFLRAAGLIIVHYKHKNTEYSLRLEALNDFPQQIKTYLQG, from the coding sequence ATGAAGTATACAGTAGAAGTCGATTTTGCCCCGATGTACGAATGTGTAAACAGTCTTGCTGCTTTTATGAACAAGCAAAATCATAATGCTCTGGATGCGGGAAAAACCTGGATCCGTGATGTGCAGCATCGATTTACGCCTGCCAAGCTTCAACTTATGCGCGAAATGATGAAAGCCACAGATAATTTCACTCTGGCTCCCTACATTTGGACCTGCCCGGAAGAACGCACGGTGAATGGATTTCTGGATTGGCTTGAAAACCTGTCAACAGGACAGTTATTTGACATCGCGTCACAGTTTCACATGTCTGTCCCCTCTAATCTTCCACTCCTACGCAGCCATACAATAGAGGTGTTAAGGGAATGGAATAACCACTATTTCAGTGAGATCAACCCGGTTATCCTTGATGAACTTACACGCGAGGCAGAGACAAGACGCGCCAGTCTTGACAACACAGATGACCAGGAAGTTTATGAACAAGCAACGCAGGGAATGCGAATATACTCGAACTCACAATTAAAAAAGGTCATCCTGATTCCCCAATACCACGCACGCCCTTTTGTCACATCCACGATGTTGGACGAGGTTATTTTCACGAATTACTCTTGTGACATTATTCCAACCGAAGCAGGTCGTCCTGATCCCAAACTGCTGCGTCTCACAAGGGCATTGTCTGATGAAACCCGATTAATTATTTTGCGTATCCTTGCGGGTAAACAGCTTTCCTTTTCTGAAATTGTCCGCCAAGTCAAGCTTTCCAAGAGCACAATTCATTATCATCTCATTTTTTTACGCGCTGCAGGTCTCATCATCGTTCACTACAAACACAAAAATACGGAATACAGCCTGCGATTAGAAGCCTTGAATGACTTTCCGCAGCAGATTAAAACCTATCTTCAAGGCTGA
- the pstB gene encoding phosphate ABC transporter ATP-binding protein PstB, with translation MKSIIEINKLSLFYGSLQALKGVSIDIPERAITAFIGPSGCGKSTLLRTLNRMNDRIPGTRIEGTVTVGGTNIYSGDVHVETIRKKIGMVFQQPNPFPKSIYDNIAFGPRQHGIHGKKKLDEIVEHSLRSAALWDEVKDSLKRSALSLSGGQQQRLCIARALAVEPDILLMDEATASLDPVSTFKIEELTHELKECYTIVMVTHNMQQAARVSQQTVFFLNGEVIEYSATQRMFAEPVDVRTQDYISGRFG, from the coding sequence GTGAAATCGATTATTGAAATTAACAAGCTGAGCTTATTTTATGGCAGTCTTCAAGCGCTGAAGGGAGTGTCCATTGATATCCCGGAACGCGCTATTACAGCGTTTATCGGTCCTTCTGGCTGCGGCAAATCCACACTGCTGCGCACCCTGAACCGTATGAATGACCGGATACCCGGAACGCGGATCGAGGGCACTGTGACTGTGGGCGGCACCAACATTTACAGTGGTGATGTGCATGTCGAAACGATACGCAAGAAGATTGGTATGGTCTTTCAGCAGCCGAACCCTTTCCCCAAATCCATCTACGACAACATTGCGTTTGGACCGAGACAGCACGGGATTCATGGCAAAAAAAAGCTGGATGAGATCGTTGAACACAGCCTGCGTTCCGCCGCTCTCTGGGATGAGGTCAAAGACAGCCTGAAGCGCTCAGCGCTCAGCTTGTCAGGTGGACAGCAGCAGCGTCTCTGCATCGCTCGTGCCTTGGCGGTTGAGCCGGACATCCTGCTGATGGATGAAGCGACGGCTTCCCTTGACCCGGTATCCACCTTCAAGATTGAGGAGCTGACTCATGAGCTGAAGGAGTGTTACACGATTGTGATGGTCACCCACAACATGCAGCAGGCGGCTCGTGTTTCGCAGCAGACGGTATTTTTCCTGAACGGTGAGGTCATCGAGTATTCAGCTACCCAACGTATGTTTGCTGAACCGGTCGATGTGCGTACACAGGATTATATCAGCGGTCGATTTGGCTGA
- the bglX gene encoding beta-glucosidase BglX, which translates to MPNKLFERLNRLTVQEKIGQLVQLTGDFFERDLDTVVTGPLKKLGLHSDYNVYNTGSILNVTDPDQIIRLQTDYLERSSHNIPLLFMADIIYGFRTIFPIPLAQTCSWNFEEIENAASIAARECYDEGVHVTFSPMVDIVRDPRWGRVMESPGEDTLLARKYAESTVYGLQGRGDGRIPADKLAACVKHFAAYGAPIAGREYNAVDMSEHMLREYYLPGYQAAVDAGAKLVMTAFNTLNGIPATGNEWLNRDLLREEMKFDGVLISDYAAVEELIMHGYAENAAEAAKLALKAGVDMDMKTAVYANHLENLISENKHLEQLLNDAVYRVLKLKEDLGLFEDPFRGLTTTRPQRPNRILSDEHKAASRSLAEQSIVLLKNENDVLPLTNKTRIALIGPYAEETSTLGMWAIKGNEADTVHLKQGLMQHIDADNLSVCRGAHLLPEHAREALGKYVDKLPVETVDEDVLLQEAIQKASAADTVILAVGESIYQSGEGGSRTNPTLPESQLKLMRALSELGKKLIVIVYSGRPLILTEAAEYAGALIQAWYPGTMGGEALANILYGTVNPSGKLTMTFPRSVGQIPIYYNELNTGRPDLPENGSYRFASRYIDEVNEALYPFGYGKSYTTFDYQLLSISRKEISVSESMDVEVSVTNTGKYDGKETLELYIRDRFASVTRPVKVLADFRQLFLKSGETQTVHFSIQEDMLRFYGSRMKYESEPGEFDVYIGTSSQDTPLTFRFSLRGEQPS; encoded by the coding sequence ATGCCTAACAAACTGTTTGAACGATTGAACCGTCTTACTGTACAAGAAAAAATAGGACAGCTGGTTCAGCTGACCGGAGATTTTTTTGAAAGAGATCTGGACACGGTTGTCACCGGCCCGCTCAAGAAACTGGGACTGCATTCGGATTACAATGTGTATAACACAGGCTCCATTCTTAATGTAACAGACCCGGACCAGATTATTCGGCTGCAGACGGACTATCTGGAGCGGTCCAGTCATAACATACCGCTGCTGTTCATGGCGGATATCATCTATGGATTTCGGACGATTTTCCCGATTCCGCTGGCCCAGACCTGCAGCTGGAACTTTGAGGAGATTGAGAACGCCGCGAGCATTGCTGCTCGCGAATGTTATGACGAAGGAGTACACGTCACCTTCTCTCCGATGGTGGATATCGTAAGAGATCCTCGCTGGGGCCGGGTGATGGAATCGCCAGGTGAAGATACGCTGCTGGCCCGGAAATATGCGGAAAGCACCGTTTACGGACTGCAGGGCCGGGGAGACGGCCGTATTCCGGCAGATAAACTAGCCGCTTGCGTCAAGCATTTTGCCGCTTATGGCGCACCTATAGCCGGACGGGAATATAACGCTGTGGATATGTCCGAGCATATGCTTCGCGAATATTATTTGCCTGGATATCAGGCTGCAGTGGATGCGGGAGCCAAGCTGGTGATGACCGCATTTAATACATTGAATGGGATTCCGGCCACCGGTAATGAATGGTTAAACCGGGATCTGCTTCGAGAAGAAATGAAGTTCGATGGAGTGCTCATCTCGGATTATGCAGCAGTCGAAGAATTGATTATGCACGGTTACGCCGAGAACGCTGCGGAAGCCGCCAAGCTGGCTTTGAAAGCAGGTGTAGATATGGATATGAAGACTGCCGTGTATGCGAACCATCTGGAGAACCTGATATCGGAGAACAAACATCTGGAACAGCTTTTGAATGACGCGGTGTACCGTGTTCTTAAGCTTAAGGAGGATCTCGGCCTTTTTGAAGACCCGTTCCGTGGTTTGACAACAACACGTCCGCAGCGGCCTAATCGCATTCTATCCGATGAGCACAAAGCGGCTTCGAGAAGCCTTGCTGAACAGTCCATTGTGTTATTGAAAAATGAAAATGATGTGCTGCCTTTGACGAACAAAACCCGAATCGCGCTGATTGGACCTTACGCCGAGGAAACTTCTACGCTGGGCATGTGGGCCATTAAGGGGAATGAAGCAGACACCGTTCACTTGAAACAAGGCTTAATGCAGCATATCGATGCTGACAACCTGTCGGTCTGTCGTGGTGCTCATCTGCTTCCTGAACATGCACGCGAGGCACTGGGCAAATATGTAGACAAACTGCCTGTCGAAACCGTGGATGAAGATGTACTGCTTCAGGAGGCCATTCAGAAAGCAAGTGCTGCGGATACGGTGATCCTGGCAGTTGGAGAGAGTATTTATCAGAGCGGAGAGGGCGGATCACGTACGAATCCGACACTGCCTGAATCCCAGTTAAAGCTGATGCGTGCCTTAAGCGAACTTGGCAAAAAGCTGATTGTGATTGTGTACAGCGGGCGTCCATTAATCCTTACGGAAGCTGCGGAATACGCGGGTGCACTTATTCAGGCCTGGTACCCTGGAACCATGGGTGGAGAAGCGCTGGCTAACATTTTATATGGAACCGTCAATCCGTCCGGTAAGCTGACCATGACTTTTCCTCGAAGTGTGGGGCAGATCCCGATCTATTACAATGAACTGAATACAGGTCGTCCTGACCTGCCTGAGAACGGGTCGTATCGATTTGCATCCAGATATATAGATGAAGTTAATGAAGCGTTGTATCCGTTCGGGTATGGTAAATCGTACACGACGTTTGATTATCAACTGCTTTCCATAAGCCGGAAGGAGATTAGTGTAAGTGAATCCATGGATGTTGAGGTATCTGTCACCAACACCGGTAAGTACGATGGAAAAGAAACGCTCGAGCTGTACATTCGGGACCGTTTTGCCAGTGTGACAAGACCCGTTAAAGTATTAGCCGACTTCCGGCAGCTATTTTTAAAGAGCGGAGAGACCCAAACGGTGCATTTCTCCATTCAAGAAGACATGCTCCGGTTCTATGGAAGCCGTATGAAGTATGAGAGTGAACCCGGAGAGTTTGATGTTTACATTGGGACAAGCTCACAGGATACACCGCTGACCTTTCGTTTTTCTCTTCGAGGGGAGCAACCGTCATGA
- a CDS encoding sucrose-specific PTS transporter subunit IIBC, with product MGLDKEYEKIAQDVIKGLGGKENIISMAHCATRLRLIVKDRDIIDDEFIENVDKAKGVFFTSGQYQIIFGTGTVNRVYEAMVGQDVSSSSKAELKEKASDQDDNFFKRMIRIFGDVFVPIIPALVATGLFMGVRGLITQPAILEWFGLTPDSISDNFLLFTQILTDTAFGFLPVLVCWSTFRVFGGSPLLGILLGLMLVSPALPTSWDVAQGAQEPLMFLGFIKVAGYQGSVLPAFIIGIVGTLLEKRIRKWVPEALDLILTPFLTLLVSLLLGLFVIGPVFHEVELFILTAVTWILKLPFGIGGFIYGGINQFIVVTGLHHALNLIEIQMLSDSGWNMVNAISSGSIAAQAGAALAVGLKAKSAKIKSVAYPSSLSALLGITEPAIFGVNIRYGKPFLMGLIGGAFAGFFARLMDVQATGMSITVIPGMLLYLNSQIIPYILTCAIGFGIAFALTWMFGFKEKANLK from the coding sequence ATGGGTCTTGATAAGGAATATGAAAAAATTGCCCAGGATGTAATTAAAGGGCTCGGTGGAAAAGAAAACATTATTTCAATGGCACACTGCGCGACACGGCTCAGACTGATTGTGAAGGATAGAGACATTATTGATGATGAGTTTATCGAGAACGTCGATAAAGCCAAAGGCGTCTTTTTTACTTCAGGGCAGTATCAAATCATTTTTGGAACCGGTACCGTTAACCGGGTATATGAAGCGATGGTAGGCCAGGATGTATCTTCTTCGTCCAAAGCAGAATTGAAAGAAAAAGCCTCGGATCAGGATGATAATTTCTTCAAACGAATGATCCGCATTTTCGGAGATGTATTCGTACCGATTATTCCTGCACTTGTAGCAACCGGTTTATTTATGGGTGTCAGAGGTCTGATTACGCAGCCGGCTATACTTGAATGGTTTGGATTGACCCCGGATAGTATCTCGGATAATTTCTTGTTATTTACACAAATATTGACGGACACCGCTTTTGGCTTCCTGCCTGTACTGGTGTGCTGGTCAACGTTCCGGGTGTTTGGCGGGTCACCGCTGCTCGGGATTCTTCTCGGCTTGATGCTCGTCAGTCCAGCTCTGCCTACCTCATGGGATGTGGCACAGGGCGCACAGGAACCGCTGATGTTCCTTGGATTTATTAAAGTAGCCGGGTATCAGGGATCGGTGCTGCCTGCGTTTATAATCGGGATTGTAGGCACGTTGTTGGAAAAAAGAATACGGAAATGGGTCCCGGAAGCCCTGGATCTAATTTTAACTCCTTTCCTGACACTGCTCGTCTCTTTATTACTGGGACTATTCGTGATTGGTCCTGTATTCCATGAAGTTGAATTATTCATTCTGACCGCTGTTACATGGATTCTGAAGCTTCCGTTTGGAATCGGCGGATTTATCTATGGCGGGATTAACCAGTTCATTGTCGTTACAGGGCTGCATCATGCTTTGAATTTGATTGAGATTCAAATGCTGAGTGACAGCGGATGGAATATGGTTAATGCGATCAGTTCAGGCTCAATTGCTGCCCAAGCGGGAGCTGCCCTCGCTGTAGGTCTGAAAGCCAAAAGCGCAAAAATCAAGTCGGTTGCATATCCATCGTCCTTGTCCGCGCTGCTCGGCATAACGGAACCGGCGATCTTTGGTGTAAACATCCGTTACGGAAAACCATTTTTGATGGGCCTGATTGGCGGCGCATTTGCCGGATTCTTTGCACGGCTCATGGATGTTCAGGCAACAGGAATGTCTATCACCGTGATCCCGGGCATGCTGCTGTACTTGAATTCGCAGATTATTCCTTACATTTTGACCTGTGCGATCGGGTTTGGAATTGCCTTTGCGCTGACCTGGATGTTTGGTTTCAAAGAAAAAGCTAACCTTAAATAA
- a CDS encoding phosphate ABC transporter substrate-binding protein: MKKWIKPFTAMLMAVSLVGGLGGALTADAAKSNEKGKIVINGSSALLPLTLQAASEFKKDNPKVKISASAAGSVTGPQSVRKGIADIGAVDWDASKDVPGFKKFDGQVAHPVAVTVFTAVVNTNVSVTNLTTKQLQDIFSGKVTNWKEVGGTDGKIVVVNRKFGSGTRVNFQQKALDGKDFMSKGDNYKEVGSSGDMKTTIETTPNAIGYIDLPYVTSKMKAVSINGAAPTEKNVLNKTYKVWGIGYYMTKGEPTGAVKAFIDYIQSSKFQNGSLKKLKFIPLAAVK, translated from the coding sequence ATGAAAAAATGGATTAAACCGTTCACGGCAATGCTGATGGCTGTATCTCTGGTCGGGGGACTTGGTGGTGCATTGACTGCAGATGCTGCCAAAAGCAATGAGAAGGGTAAAATCGTCATCAATGGTTCTTCTGCGCTGCTCCCATTGACGCTTCAGGCTGCAAGTGAGTTCAAGAAAGATAATCCAAAAGTTAAAATTTCAGCTTCGGCTGCAGGCTCGGTGACAGGCCCACAATCCGTTCGTAAAGGCATTGCGGACATCGGAGCAGTAGACTGGGATGCATCCAAGGATGTACCTGGCTTCAAAAAATTTGACGGACAGGTCGCTCATCCGGTAGCGGTAACCGTGTTTACTGCCGTAGTGAATACGAACGTGAGTGTAACGAATCTGACTACGAAACAACTGCAGGATATCTTCTCTGGCAAAGTAACGAACTGGAAAGAAGTTGGCGGTACAGACGGTAAAATCGTTGTCGTTAACCGTAAGTTCGGATCAGGTACACGCGTTAATTTCCAGCAAAAAGCACTCGATGGCAAAGATTTCATGAGCAAAGGGGACAACTACAAAGAAGTGGGTTCCAGCGGCGACATGAAAACAACAATTGAAACAACACCTAACGCGATCGGTTATATCGACCTGCCGTACGTAACAAGCAAAATGAAAGCTGTATCCATCAACGGTGCGGCTCCCACAGAGAAAAACGTGCTGAACAAAACGTACAAAGTATGGGGGATCGGATACTACATGACCAAAGGTGAGCCAACGGGTGCAGTCAAAGCATTCATTGATTACATCCAAAGCAGCAAGTTCCAGAACGGTTCCCTCAAAAAGTTGAAATTCATTCCGCTGGCAGCCGTGAAATAA
- the pstA gene encoding phosphate ABC transporter permease PstA: MSVKKEVHPAPAYSFGRRRASSAWTDRLFTGTVWGIGIVVILFIVGLLFLLLQKGLPMLSWDFLYGVPSEIEEGGGIGPALFNSFYVLILSLLISIPIGFAAGIYLAEFSPNNKWIEMVRICVEGLSSVPSIIFGLFGIALFVEYFEIGLTILGAAVSLAFLNLPVLTRVTEESVRAVPTELRSGSFALGATHLQTIRKVMLPVALNGIMTGICLTAGRAFGESAVIILTAGVSTSGEMWDFNLLSPGGTLAVHLWYIQSEAIVPDAEQIAQKSTAVLIFVVLLINILFRLPLWFNARKNQV, encoded by the coding sequence GTGAGCGTGAAGAAGGAAGTCCATCCGGCTCCAGCCTATTCCTTTGGCAGACGACGGGCGTCCTCCGCGTGGACGGATCGGCTGTTTACAGGCACAGTGTGGGGCATCGGTATCGTTGTCATTTTATTCATTGTTGGACTGTTATTCCTGCTGCTGCAGAAAGGGCTGCCGATGCTCAGCTGGGATTTCCTGTACGGTGTACCGAGTGAGATCGAAGAAGGGGGAGGCATTGGCCCCGCACTGTTTAACTCCTTTTACGTGCTGATTCTGTCACTTCTCATCTCGATTCCGATCGGGTTTGCAGCAGGGATTTACCTGGCTGAATTTTCACCAAACAACAAATGGATTGAGATGGTTAGGATCTGTGTGGAGGGATTGTCATCCGTTCCATCCATTATTTTTGGTTTGTTTGGGATTGCGCTGTTTGTTGAGTATTTCGAGATTGGTCTGACGATTCTTGGGGCTGCGGTCAGTCTTGCTTTCCTAAACCTGCCCGTGCTGACACGGGTGACGGAGGAATCGGTCCGAGCTGTTCCCACAGAACTTCGCAGCGGCTCGTTTGCACTGGGGGCGACGCATCTGCAGACAATTCGGAAGGTCATGCTGCCGGTTGCTTTGAACGGGATTATGACAGGCATCTGTCTGACCGCAGGGCGTGCTTTTGGTGAGAGTGCCGTTATTATTTTGACTGCGGGTGTGTCCACGTCGGGTGAAATGTGGGATTTTAATCTGTTATCGCCAGGCGGAACGCTGGCTGTGCACCTATGGTATATCCAGTCCGAGGCCATCGTACCGGATGCCGAACAGATTGCGCAGAAATCCACGGCCGTGCTGATCTTTGTTGTACTGCTTATCAATATTTTGTTCCGTCTGCCACTATGGTTCAATGCTCGCAAAAATCAGGTCTGA